A DNA window from Paenibacillus sp. HWE-109 contains the following coding sequences:
- a CDS encoding ABC transporter ATP-binding protein, whose translation MSIEVEDVIFTYAGNSRMTRSGLSMQIAEGETVLLLGPSGSGKSTLALCMCGLIPHAVVGNMKGRIRLAGVDTRETEPAELAEVIGTVFQDPDAQIIMMTIEDEVAFGLENMGVPAGEMSARIAEALRMAGLSLPRGTPIDQLSGGQKQRLALASVLAMKPAILLLDEPTANLDPVGTAQVFSTLRKLKRSVRPTIVLIEHKLDGLMDLVDRVVVLDHTGALVCSGSPRTLFDDKAAELHRLGVWFPQAVELTSTLRTAGFPIAGRPLCLNELAEMVRHTLLARGDMEARETQSASSKGRAGRPLLDIRPTACLSRKSSWLKPLSLQVHQGQFWAIVGENGAGKTTLARHIMGLIPTRPGTIYIDGSDATTLPASELARKIGYVFQNPEHQFVTERVKDEIAFGLKNLGWQAEDIAASVERHLARIGLTEYANAHPFSLSHGQKRRLSVAVMLAVGQDLLILDEPTFGQDQQHTAELMNMLTALQREGKTILMITHDMTLVAEYADHVAVLSEGELLLSGTVDDLFTDDKLLARAGLRRPPAAELIHLLSDLLPRRNKEGIRPFTTEDWAQRCMEALASCKEGEGVQ comes from the coding sequence ATGAGTATCGAAGTTGAGGATGTCATCTTTACTTATGCAGGAAACAGCAGGATGACTAGAAGCGGTCTTTCTATGCAAATTGCAGAGGGGGAAACGGTCTTGCTGCTGGGCCCATCCGGATCGGGCAAAAGCACGCTGGCACTATGCATGTGCGGCCTAATTCCACATGCAGTTGTAGGGAATATGAAAGGACGGATCCGACTTGCGGGTGTCGATACCCGAGAGACAGAGCCCGCTGAATTGGCCGAGGTGATTGGCACCGTTTTTCAAGATCCGGATGCTCAGATCATCATGATGACAATAGAAGATGAAGTGGCGTTTGGTTTGGAAAATATGGGGGTGCCCGCTGGTGAAATGAGCGCGCGGATTGCTGAAGCCCTACGCATGGCAGGCTTATCGCTACCCAGAGGGACGCCGATTGATCAGCTCTCAGGGGGGCAGAAGCAGCGGCTTGCCCTTGCTTCCGTGCTGGCGATGAAGCCGGCAATACTCCTGCTCGATGAGCCGACAGCTAATCTGGATCCGGTAGGAACGGCTCAAGTATTCAGCACGCTGCGCAAATTGAAAAGGTCCGTCAGGCCAACGATTGTGCTTATCGAACATAAGCTGGATGGCCTGATGGATCTGGTTGACCGTGTCGTTGTGCTGGATCATACGGGGGCACTGGTATGCAGCGGGTCGCCCAGAACCCTATTTGATGACAAGGCTGCGGAGCTGCATCGTCTTGGGGTCTGGTTTCCGCAAGCTGTAGAGTTGACATCTACTCTGCGAACTGCTGGCTTCCCGATCGCAGGTAGACCGCTCTGTTTGAATGAACTGGCTGAGATGGTACGGCATACACTGCTTGCCAGGGGGGACATGGAAGCAAGAGAAACACAATCCGCATCATCAAAAGGCAGAGCAGGCAGGCCGTTGCTGGACATACGTCCAACGGCCTGTTTGTCCCGAAAAAGCAGCTGGTTAAAGCCGCTCTCGCTGCAAGTGCATCAAGGACAATTCTGGGCGATTGTCGGAGAGAATGGAGCTGGCAAAACTACGCTAGCTCGCCATATCATGGGTCTGATTCCGACGCGGCCAGGTACGATTTATATCGATGGTTCCGACGCGACAACGTTGCCTGCGAGCGAACTTGCTCGCAAAATTGGTTATGTCTTTCAGAATCCGGAGCATCAGTTCGTCACGGAACGGGTGAAGGATGAGATAGCCTTTGGTTTGAAAAATCTAGGCTGGCAAGCGGAAGATATTGCAGCTAGTGTGGAGCGCCATCTTGCGCGAATTGGTTTAACTGAATATGCGAACGCACATCCTTTTAGCCTGAGCCATGGACAGAAAAGAAGGTTGAGTGTAGCTGTTATGTTGGCGGTCGGTCAGGATTTGCTTATCCTCGACGAGCCAACCTTCGGTCAGGATCAGCAGCATACAGCGGAGTTGATGAATATGTTGACAGCCTTGCAGAGAGAAGGCAAGACAATTCTGATGATTACGCATGATATGACACTTGTTGCTGAGTATGCCGATCATGTCGCTGTCTTGTCTGAAGGAGAATTGCTTCTGTCTGGAACGGTGGACGATCTATTTACTGATGATAAGCTATTGGCCCGAGCCGGGCTAAGACGTCCCCCTGCTGCGGAATTAATTCATCTGCTCTCAGACCTGCTGCCGCGCAGGAACAAAGAGGGCATACGGCCATTTACAACCGAGGATTGGGCCCAGCGGTGCATGGAGGCGCTGGCTTCCTGTAAGGAAGGGGAAGGTGTGCAATGA
- a CDS encoding glycoside hydrolase family 9 protein: MSKMIKFVNLHKRILSLYLALLLVCMSPMSAFAAVPALPGPSNPLNYDDFAGGGTFKSVWANWYNQSGGTGTFAKTTIDSRTVGKFTQTPASSSSWAKFEPQHDKGNFVGYRYVTLEMKNSGYANSRIRFEISDDTGKTYDLSSGFIAVPTDWTTFSFDMNKFPKLNKKSVHIAIWLSQTSGQYGEMLLDNIRATSVQSGAAPTITGISVNTSSGDENTRFTFKATYTEVDNEKPLAIQVIVDDKDIYEMDEVDRGDLTYTDGKAYSFSTKLAAGNHTYYFRTGEGTSDQVKTTSQSIAVGSVTQTVDVNDNVIGSVYNQFQYAGNGWIYDTAPAGSYQLDNHYSSNANDTASFPFIGTLVNVYGAKDPAGGIAAISIDGGTELNVDTYASSRQDNVLLYTSPQLSKGIHTVKVRVTGQKQASSTGTRISVDRVRATLYVGSLIDSINVSQGGYSSGDYKYATVTATDSLSDTTYQVLDGANVVASGNMKDEGKTWGKRVYAIDFSSLAQTGTNFTIRTNGVSSYAFPIQANMWNSYKDEMTAFYRLQRTNDTTIAYPAGYSDIAPSTKLFHPDSFLDDAYNYDTGVHYDLSGGWFDAGDYGKYGGNQWVQGEIALSYARHANSALVNYDNDANDIPDLIDEAKYGSENLIKFANQFGGAMYSIKHTAGFVHPEKVTDNIVGTQDDPYFVPIVQVGGSGKAAGSLAATARAINIALAGGKIAAAKIAEMQSFATACANAAVTFYNYAVANQYGSQGSYETIGGIPNTLLWAEVELYLLTNDDAYKNSAQSRIAPLTENDIKSTNYWDLRPMTLAEFYPVADAAAQVQIQSLLKKQMAYFVSSMDDTPYGVLNEFSNFGVNEPLASYIGDAIRYNELFPDPAVMRAALKGLYWIFGNNPWNMSWVSGIGTDYVDFLHTHLDEDSYDLNNKGVVIPGAMASGPNMKDTKDPASVSPWYMDRGLYADDMSQWRYNEFSISIVAGLFYSIMALSDTHGSSIGGTEPIKLPITSPQTGDFVTGDVTIFAQPNAALSAVESNVAGSVYAPMTVTNGIYSDIYHADGDAPYTNKRIYVRGTDALGNFTYSAAHFTVAAPLPDPAHPLLYDDFDDKGTWGKSKQGWVNWYNQNGGTAEFKEITADGRTVGRFAHTPASAASQAKFEPWKDTVDLSGYKYINFVMKNPGYPNSQVNITGLSPGWITVPNTWTTISYDLDQNTKLDKKAVHLELFLKQTTGVYGELLIDEIYASNQVSGTAPTITGAGLNAAAGNEATLFTYQATYTDAENQKPFRMQLIIDGVIKDMQELNVNDTTYTDGKTYTFTTKLPAGTHSYYFRTTDTTTNVVSTALQTGPTVQPGTNTKYEAENAVLSGGAVGKSNHTGYSGSGFVAGYGAVGAGTTFTVNANESGNHEVTLRFANSNPTARTLSIYVNGIKIKQTSLPNIGNWETWGNKTEVLLLHAGTNTIAYQFDSGDSGSVNLDYVIVN, from the coding sequence ATGTCAAAAATGATTAAATTCGTGAACTTACATAAACGTATCCTTAGTTTGTATTTAGCTCTTCTGCTGGTTTGCATGTCGCCGATGTCCGCTTTTGCTGCGGTACCCGCACTTCCCGGACCGTCGAATCCATTGAACTATGATGATTTTGCAGGAGGAGGCACCTTCAAGTCGGTTTGGGCCAATTGGTATAACCAGAGTGGAGGTACGGGCACCTTTGCGAAGACGACAATTGACAGTCGGACTGTCGGGAAATTCACGCAGACGCCAGCTTCGAGCTCGTCATGGGCCAAGTTTGAACCTCAGCATGACAAAGGTAATTTTGTCGGCTATCGCTATGTAACTCTGGAAATGAAAAATTCCGGATATGCCAACAGCCGAATACGATTCGAAATTTCCGATGATACAGGAAAAACCTATGATTTATCCAGTGGGTTCATAGCGGTTCCGACGGATTGGACCACGTTTAGTTTTGACATGAATAAATTCCCGAAACTTAACAAAAAAAGTGTTCATATTGCGATATGGCTGAGCCAAACGAGTGGACAATATGGAGAAATGTTACTCGACAATATCAGAGCTACTTCCGTTCAAAGTGGCGCAGCACCAACGATTACGGGGATCAGTGTGAACACAAGCTCCGGAGATGAGAATACGCGGTTTACCTTTAAGGCAACTTATACCGAAGTGGATAATGAGAAGCCGTTAGCGATACAAGTCATTGTAGATGATAAGGACATTTATGAGATGGACGAAGTAGATCGAGGGGATCTTACCTATACGGATGGTAAAGCCTATTCATTCTCGACGAAACTGGCAGCGGGCAATCATACGTATTATTTCCGTACAGGTGAAGGGACATCAGATCAGGTTAAAACGACAAGTCAAAGTATAGCAGTCGGCAGTGTAACGCAAACCGTCGATGTAAATGATAATGTAATTGGAAGCGTTTACAATCAATTTCAATATGCAGGAAACGGTTGGATATACGATACTGCTCCAGCGGGAAGCTATCAGTTGGATAACCATTATTCCTCAAATGCGAACGATACGGCCTCGTTTCCTTTTATCGGAACCTTGGTGAACGTTTATGGTGCAAAGGACCCTGCTGGCGGCATTGCCGCAATCTCCATTGACGGGGGAACGGAGCTGAATGTTGACACATATGCTTCCTCTAGACAAGACAATGTATTGCTTTACACAAGTCCACAACTGTCTAAAGGGATTCATACCGTAAAAGTGAGGGTCACTGGGCAAAAGCAAGCAAGCTCGACAGGAACCCGCATCTCTGTTGATCGGGTGCGTGCAACGCTCTATGTCGGGAGCTTGATCGACAGTATCAATGTTTCTCAAGGGGGATACAGCTCAGGGGATTACAAATATGCCACGGTTACTGCTACGGATTCCTTGAGTGATACCACCTATCAGGTCTTGGACGGTGCCAACGTAGTTGCTTCCGGAAACATGAAGGATGAGGGGAAGACGTGGGGGAAACGGGTATATGCCATTGATTTCTCATCGTTGGCTCAGACGGGGACGAATTTTACGATCAGAACGAATGGCGTTTCTTCTTACGCTTTTCCTATTCAGGCAAACATGTGGAACTCTTATAAGGATGAAATGACGGCCTTCTACAGGCTGCAGCGCACGAACGATACAACCATAGCTTATCCGGCTGGCTACAGTGATATAGCGCCATCCACTAAATTATTCCACCCGGATTCATTTCTGGATGATGCCTACAATTATGATACAGGTGTCCATTATGACCTGTCGGGAGGCTGGTTTGATGCTGGCGACTATGGCAAGTACGGTGGAAACCAATGGGTACAAGGCGAAATCGCGTTGTCCTATGCCAGACATGCGAATTCAGCCTTGGTTAACTATGATAATGATGCCAATGACATTCCTGATTTGATTGACGAGGCCAAGTATGGCAGCGAAAACTTAATCAAATTTGCTAATCAATTCGGCGGAGCTATGTATAGTATCAAACATACGGCAGGTTTTGTGCATCCTGAGAAAGTGACGGATAATATCGTCGGTACGCAAGATGATCCTTATTTTGTACCCATTGTCCAGGTAGGGGGTTCTGGGAAAGCAGCCGGCTCTCTGGCTGCAACGGCGCGTGCCATCAACATAGCTTTGGCAGGCGGTAAAATTGCTGCAGCCAAAATAGCGGAAATGCAGTCATTTGCCACGGCATGTGCCAATGCTGCTGTTACTTTCTACAATTATGCCGTAGCCAATCAGTATGGATCACAGGGATCTTATGAAACGATTGGCGGGATTCCGAATACCTTGCTATGGGCGGAAGTAGAACTATACCTGCTGACGAATGATGATGCCTACAAAAATAGCGCGCAATCGCGAATTGCACCACTTACCGAGAACGATATCAAATCGACGAACTACTGGGATTTGCGCCCAATGACATTGGCGGAGTTTTATCCAGTTGCCGATGCGGCAGCACAGGTGCAAATCCAGAGTCTGCTTAAGAAACAAATGGCATATTTCGTATCTTCGATGGACGATACACCCTATGGGGTGCTGAACGAATTTAGCAATTTCGGCGTCAATGAACCATTGGCATCGTATATTGGCGATGCGATCAGGTACAATGAGCTTTTCCCTGATCCGGCCGTCATGCGCGCTGCTTTGAAGGGACTGTATTGGATATTCGGCAATAATCCGTGGAACATGAGCTGGGTTTCGGGCATTGGTACCGATTACGTGGACTTCCTGCATACGCATCTGGATGAGGATTCCTACGATCTGAACAATAAAGGGGTCGTGATCCCGGGAGCGATGGCATCCGGGCCTAACATGAAGGATACGAAGGATCCAGCAAGTGTAAGCCCATGGTATATGGACAGAGGTCTATACGCAGACGATATGAGCCAATGGCGGTATAATGAATTCAGCATTAGCATTGTAGCCGGACTATTTTATTCGATTATGGCCCTTTCGGATACGCACGGATCTTCAATTGGGGGGACGGAGCCGATCAAGCTGCCGATTACTTCCCCGCAAACCGGAGATTTCGTGACGGGGGATGTGACTATTTTTGCCCAGCCTAATGCGGCTTTGAGTGCGGTGGAATCCAATGTAGCTGGCAGTGTCTATGCACCTATGACCGTCACAAATGGGATTTACTCGGATATTTATCACGCAGATGGCGATGCCCCCTATACCAATAAGCGAATTTATGTAAGAGGCACCGATGCGCTCGGAAACTTCACTTATAGCGCTGCTCATTTCACGGTTGCTGCTCCACTGCCAGATCCTGCGCATCCGCTCCTGTATGATGACTTTGACGACAAGGGAACTTGGGGGAAATCCAAACAGGGATGGGTCAACTGGTACAATCAGAATGGAGGCACAGCCGAATTTAAGGAAATCACAGCAGATGGGCGAACGGTTGGTCGATTTGCACATACGCCAGCATCAGCTGCATCGCAAGCCAAGTTTGAACCGTGGAAAGATACAGTGGACTTATCCGGCTATAAATATATCAACTTCGTGATGAAAAACCCTGGCTACCCGAACAGTCAAGTCAATATAACCGGTCTCAGTCCCGGTTGGATAACCGTTCCGAACACCTGGACAACGATCTCTTATGATTTGGATCAAAATACGAAATTAGATAAAAAAGCGGTTCATCTGGAGCTGTTCCTCAAGCAGACAACCGGCGTTTACGGCGAATTGCTGATCGATGAAATCTATGCCTCCAATCAAGTCAGCGGCACAGCGCCTACGATTACGGGAGCTGGCTTGAATGCAGCGGCAGGCAATGAGGCGACCTTGTTTACCTATCAAGCTACTTATACCGATGCAGAGAATCAGAAGCCATTCCGGATGCAGTTGATTATCGACGGTGTAATTAAAGATATGCAGGAGTTGAACGTAAACGATACAACTTATACGGATGGCAAAACCTATACGTTCACTACCAAGCTGCCAGCGGGAACGCATTCCTACTACTTCCGTACAACCGATACAACAACGAATGTCGTAAGTACGGCTTTGCAGACAGGGCCAACAGTACAACCGGGAACGAATACGAAATATGAAGCAGAGAACGCAGTTCTTTCTGGAGGAGCTGTTGGGAAGAGCAATCATACCGGATATTCCGGAAGTGGATTTGTTGCTGGTTACGGTGCCGTAGGAGCGGGAACTACATTCACTGTCAACGCGAATGAATCCGGCAATCATGAGGTTACCTTGCGATTTGCCAATAGCAACCCAACGGCAAGAACGCTTAGCATTTATGTGAATGGGATTAAAATAAAGCAGACCAGTCTCCCGAATATAGGCAATTGGGAGACATGGGGGAATAAGACGGAAGTATTGCTGCTTCATGCTGGCACCAACACGATCGCTTATCAATTTGATTCAGGTGATAGCGGAAGTGTCAATCTTGATTATGTGATTGTTAATTAG
- a CDS encoding energy-coupling factor transporter transmembrane component T family protein, with product MTGLYISGNSRIHGLNPLIKLIAAVPVILFLTLVTDAWTPLVFILINNALVILGGRISPRQFARSSMPMLVMACGIAVAYPFLTSSRITAGSPIWLDLGPIEVYRAGVIYGAATALRLYAIYSVTLMFVMTTDPSDFIRAMIQQWKLQDRFGYATLAVFRFIPDLRRELEAVRAAHFVRGMGGTNRKGSLVERLRRYMVPLLAAAIRRAERTSYAMDARGIGSRRVRTYYRPFSFRARDWIFLAAYWFISLAVIGGIAHAGLLGRLSFMKMFG from the coding sequence ATGACAGGTCTGTACATCTCGGGAAATTCACGCATTCATGGGCTCAATCCCTTAATTAAGTTAATTGCGGCTGTGCCTGTCATCCTGTTTCTAACCCTGGTGACGGATGCGTGGACACCGCTGGTCTTCATTCTGATTAACAATGCACTTGTGATCCTGGGCGGTCGCATTTCCCCGCGGCAATTCGCGCGAAGCAGCATGCCGATGCTTGTGATGGCCTGTGGAATCGCGGTAGCTTATCCATTTCTAACGAGTTCCCGCATAACGGCTGGCTCGCCGATCTGGCTTGATCTGGGCCCAATCGAAGTGTATAGGGCTGGTGTTATTTATGGCGCAGCAACAGCGCTAAGGTTGTATGCGATTTACAGTGTTACGCTGATGTTCGTGATGACGACAGACCCTTCCGACTTCATTCGGGCGATGATTCAGCAATGGAAGCTGCAGGACCGATTCGGGTATGCCACATTGGCTGTTTTCCGGTTTATTCCTGACCTGCGACGGGAGTTGGAGGCAGTGCGTGCAGCGCATTTTGTAAGAGGGATGGGAGGCACTAACCGGAAAGGAAGTCTTGTAGAACGACTGCGCAGGTATATGGTGCCGCTTCTGGCAGCGGCAATCCGGCGAGCGGAACGCACATCCTATGCGATGGATGCCAGAGGAATCGGCTCGCGTCGCGTGCGCACCTATTATCGGCCGTTTTCCTTTCGCGCGCGTGATTGGATTTTCTTGGCTGCATATTGGTTCATCTCGTTGGCCGTTATTGGTGGGATTGCTCACGCCGGGCTGTTGGGGCGGCTATCATTTATGAAAATGTTCGGTTAG
- a CDS encoding sulfatase-like hydrolase/transferase: MSKKPIPQKPNILVILVDEERYPPPYESHDTHVWRKNNFVAHERLRSNGLEFHRHYIDSAACCPSRATLFTGQYPSLHGVSQTNGIAKDAFDSDMFWLNQNTVPTMGDYFQEAGYRTFYKGKWHISHEDIVTPGTHQSLTSYNPANGVPDVRKSDLYIQANPLGNYGFSDWVGPEPHGKNPRNSASSASSGVSGRDVVYAEEVVELIESLDHRKQTQGDEQPWLIVSSFLNPHDIVLYGALTAHNPLFNFAVEPMPQVSPPPTQSEDLSTKPRCQASYRDTYPRALQPIWNHPHYRQLYYQLQKNADEQANKVLDSLMHSSFYEQTIVIFTSDHGDLLGSHGDLHQKWYCAYEEMLHVPLIIHNPHLFTQHENIDKLTSHVDLLPTLLGLAHADAGEIQNRLKQRFSEVRPLIGRDLSASILGFPEELDPMDEPIYFMTDDDVTRGQHQVNPLGVPYPSVIQPNHIETILVYLTRHQNKELWKYTRYFDNPQFWSQPGKRDVTLETVKGTDSAHCSMTVKTEPVPEEYELYNVTNDPLEVRNLAYPAFATEESRSIQPYMAMLLNEQRKRKRLVPTGV, from the coding sequence ATGAGCAAAAAGCCAATTCCTCAGAAACCTAACATTCTTGTCATACTCGTCGATGAGGAACGATATCCGCCTCCTTATGAAAGCCATGACACCCACGTATGGCGCAAAAACAACTTTGTTGCACACGAGCGTTTAAGATCCAATGGTCTTGAATTTCATCGACACTACATCGACAGCGCTGCTTGCTGTCCCAGCCGAGCCACCTTATTTACGGGGCAATATCCGTCCCTGCATGGTGTCAGCCAGACGAACGGCATCGCCAAGGATGCCTTCGACTCGGATATGTTTTGGTTAAACCAAAACACCGTGCCCACGATGGGCGATTATTTTCAGGAAGCAGGCTATCGTACCTTCTATAAAGGTAAATGGCATATTTCGCATGAGGACATCGTCACGCCAGGCACACACCAAAGCTTAACGAGTTATAACCCTGCAAACGGTGTCCCTGATGTTAGGAAATCCGACTTATACATTCAGGCTAATCCCCTTGGCAATTACGGATTCTCGGATTGGGTCGGACCTGAGCCACACGGGAAAAATCCTAGAAATTCCGCTTCTTCCGCTTCCAGCGGTGTAAGCGGCCGGGACGTCGTGTATGCGGAAGAAGTGGTTGAACTCATCGAGTCGCTTGATCATAGGAAACAGACCCAAGGAGATGAACAGCCTTGGCTGATCGTTTCATCCTTCTTGAACCCCCATGATATTGTGTTATATGGCGCTTTGACAGCCCATAATCCACTGTTCAATTTCGCCGTAGAACCTATGCCGCAGGTAAGTCCCCCGCCTACCCAGTCTGAGGACCTGAGTACCAAACCGCGATGCCAAGCAAGCTATCGAGATACCTACCCGCGAGCGCTGCAGCCCATTTGGAATCACCCTCACTATCGTCAGTTATACTACCAGCTGCAGAAAAATGCCGATGAGCAGGCGAACAAGGTCTTGGACAGCCTGATGCATTCTTCCTTTTATGAGCAAACGATTGTCATCTTCACCTCGGATCATGGCGATTTGCTTGGTTCTCATGGGGATCTGCATCAAAAATGGTACTGCGCTTACGAAGAAATGCTGCATGTGCCGCTTATCATTCATAACCCCCACTTGTTCACACAACATGAGAATATCGATAAACTAACGAGCCATGTTGATCTGCTGCCGACACTGTTGGGACTCGCTCATGCCGATGCGGGAGAGATCCAAAATCGCTTGAAACAGCGGTTCAGTGAAGTACGCCCTTTGATCGGACGGGATCTTTCTGCCTCTATTCTGGGTTTCCCTGAAGAGCTTGATCCTATGGATGAGCCGATCTACTTTATGACGGATGACGATGTGACGCGTGGCCAACATCAGGTTAATCCTTTAGGAGTTCCTTATCCGTCTGTTATCCAGCCCAATCACATCGAAACCATTCTTGTCTATTTAACCAGACATCAGAATAAAGAGTTGTGGAAATACACGCGCTATTTTGACAACCCTCAATTCTGGAGCCAGCCAGGGAAGCGTGATGTGACACTTGAAACGGTTAAAGGAACAGACTCGGCTCACTGCAGCATGACAGTGAAAACCGAGCCTGTTCCCGAGGAATATGAGCTTTACAATGTAACGAACGATCCACTTGAAGTGAGAAACCTTGCCTATCCAGCTTTCGCAACGGAAGAATCGCGTTCCATCCAACCGTACATGGCAATGCTTCTGAACGAACAGCGGAAACGCAAGCGTTTGGTGCCTACTGGGGTCTAA
- a CDS encoding ECF transporter S component encodes MKTKTLASNIPLPSSTRKKRAWKTKDILVAGMIAVVFAFIQIGATYAFMAMTSAVGPVYARLLNGLWFMSGFMALAIIRKPGIGFASQIIAGLVMSPLTPFGIMMLFGTFVNGLLTELVFLVTRYKRYNTAVMVIGMSMLSLIYTLAEYGSSGYGGLSTPIQIGLLTSSLISGGLCGWLCKRLTDSLLKTGLLSGYADAHS; translated from the coding sequence ATGAAAACCAAAACACTCGCTTCAAACATTCCGTTGCCAAGTTCAACGCGTAAAAAAAGAGCTTGGAAAACGAAGGACATCCTTGTGGCAGGGATGATTGCGGTTGTTTTCGCGTTTATACAAATTGGCGCAACATACGCATTCATGGCTATGACTTCAGCCGTTGGCCCTGTGTATGCCCGACTGCTCAATGGGCTGTGGTTCATGTCTGGCTTCATGGCTTTGGCAATTATCCGCAAGCCGGGTATTGGCTTTGCTTCTCAGATCATTGCGGGTCTTGTGATGAGTCCGCTCACCCCGTTCGGGATTATGATGCTATTCGGAACCTTTGTGAATGGATTGCTCACGGAGCTGGTTTTTCTGGTGACGCGGTACAAACGGTACAACACGGCGGTCATGGTGATTGGAATGAGTATGTTAAGTCTGATATACACGTTGGCAGAGTATGGATCTTCTGGTTATGGGGGGCTTTCAACGCCAATTCAAATCGGGCTTTTGACATCCAGCTTAATCAGTGGCGGGCTGTGCGGATGGTTGTGCAAACGGCTGACGGATTCGCTGCTGAAGACCGGGCTGCTCTCAGGCTATGCTGATGCGCACTCCTAG